The following are encoded together in the Campylobacter concisus genome:
- a CDS encoding phosphatidylserine decarboxylase, with protein MSGYIAKAGYKFILFFLILFVLSLLFGILPLFFAILLFLGLYFFRDPEREPFSDDKLALLSPIDGKIKEISASNFDNNEVAKIVIKKSFFDVGTLRAVSDVKVAEIRKRHGLFLCQAMKISEFLNERAIIRFEKENIKFVMKIIAGAFSRSLEISNVTSLKASRKFGFLGSGEVILYLPRDTKICVSVGESVKAASLLGYFEEGKRDE; from the coding sequence ATGAGTGGCTATATCGCGAAAGCAGGATATAAATTTATATTATTTTTTCTAATTTTATTTGTTTTATCTTTGCTGTTTGGGATCTTGCCACTTTTTTTTGCTATTTTACTTTTTTTGGGACTTTATTTTTTTAGAGATCCTGAGAGAGAGCCATTTTCTGATGATAAATTGGCTTTACTATCGCCGATTGATGGCAAGATAAAAGAGATCAGTGCTTCAAATTTTGACAATAATGAAGTAGCTAAGATCGTTATAAAAAAATCTTTTTTTGATGTTGGTACATTAAGGGCTGTAAGTGATGTAAAAGTAGCTGAAATACGTAAAAGACATGGCTTATTCTTATGCCAAGCTATGAAAATTTCAGAATTTTTAAATGAAAGAGCTATTATTCGCTTTGAAAAAGAGAATATAAAATTTGTTATGAAAATTATAGCTGGAGCTTTCAGTCGAAGTTTAGAAATTTCAAATGTTACTAGCCTAAAAGCATCTAGAAAATTTGGTTTTTTAGGAAGTGGTGAGGTGATTTTATACCTACCAAGAGATACTAAGATATGTGTAAGCGTCGGAGAAAGCGTAAAGGCTGCTTCACTTTTGGGATATTTTGAAGAGGGAAAAAGAGATGAATAA
- the ftsH gene encoding ATP-dependent zinc metalloprotease FtsH, which produces MNNQNNNQNNGNNNGFFNKNPIFIFAIFAIVIVLAFRSFSGDGLGGSFGLNSNAQSKMVAYSEFKDMLKNKQLNEVAISETTIKGIGSDKTIYLAKRINDPTLIGILEQNGITYSVYSENNWFGDLIFSWIIPVFIFFAIWMFIASRMQKNIGGGILGIGSAKKLINSEKPKVKFDDVAGVEEAKEEVQEIVDYLKSPDKYLRLGAKIPKGILLVGPPGTGKTLLARAVAGEASVPFFSMSASSFIEMFVGVGASRVRDLFENAKKEAPAIVFIDEIDAIGKSRNSGPMGGNDEREQTLNQLLSEMDGFDADKSPVIVIAATNRPEVLDAALLRPGRFDRQVLVDKPDFKGRCDILKVHMKDVKISKDVNIEDIARLTTGLAGADLENIINEAALLAGRKSKTFVEQADLVEAVERSIAGLEKKSRRVNPKEKRIVTYHECGHALIAELTKGAKRVTKVSVVPRGLAALGYTLNTPEENKFMMQKHELIAEVDVLLAGRAAEEVFIKEISTGASNDLERATDIIKAMVSMYGMSDVAGLMVLEKQRATFLNGGQSIKDYSDKMAEKVDEFVKTLLHERYTAVLGLLEIYKGAIENMVSALYEEETIEGKRVREIIKNYEIENDLESRLVDTEEDEKSKKEE; this is translated from the coding sequence ATGAATAACCAAAATAATAACCAAAACAATGGCAATAATAACGGTTTTTTTAATAAAAATCCTATTTTTATTTTTGCCATTTTTGCAATAGTTATAGTTTTAGCTTTTAGAAGCTTTAGTGGAGACGGACTAGGTGGCTCTTTTGGGCTAAATAGTAATGCTCAGAGTAAAATGGTAGCTTATTCTGAGTTTAAAGATATGTTAAAAAATAAGCAACTAAATGAGGTTGCTATCTCGGAGACTACCATAAAAGGCATAGGTAGTGACAAAACTATCTATCTTGCAAAACGCATAAATGATCCAACGCTCATTGGCATACTTGAGCAAAACGGCATAACTTATAGCGTTTATAGCGAAAATAACTGGTTTGGTGATCTTATATTTTCATGGATCATCCCGGTATTTATATTTTTTGCTATTTGGATGTTTATTGCTAGTCGTATGCAAAAGAATATTGGCGGTGGCATACTTGGCATAGGAAGTGCAAAAAAACTTATAAATTCTGAAAAACCAAAAGTTAAATTTGACGATGTCGCAGGCGTTGAAGAGGCAAAAGAAGAGGTTCAAGAGATAGTTGATTATCTAAAAAGTCCTGATAAATATCTAAGACTTGGGGCAAAAATCCCAAAAGGTATTTTACTAGTTGGCCCTCCAGGTACTGGTAAAACGCTTCTTGCAAGAGCAGTTGCAGGCGAGGCTAGTGTTCCATTTTTCTCTATGTCAGCATCAAGCTTTATAGAGATGTTTGTCGGTGTTGGCGCAAGTAGGGTTAGAGATCTTTTTGAAAATGCTAAAAAAGAGGCTCCAGCGATCGTTTTTATAGATGAGATCGATGCGATCGGTAAAAGTAGAAATTCTGGTCCGATGGGCGGCAATGACGAGAGAGAGCAGACGCTAAATCAGCTTCTTTCTGAGATGGATGGCTTTGACGCGGATAAGTCGCCAGTCATCGTAATAGCAGCTACAAACAGACCTGAAGTTTTGGATGCTGCACTTTTAAGGCCAGGTAGATTTGACAGGCAAGTGCTTGTTGATAAGCCTGATTTTAAAGGACGCTGCGACATTTTAAAAGTTCATATGAAAGATGTAAAGATTAGCAAAGATGTAAATATCGAAGATATTGCAAGGCTTACGACTGGTTTAGCTGGTGCTGATCTTGAAAATATCATAAATGAGGCTGCACTTCTTGCAGGACGTAAGTCAAAGACCTTTGTCGAGCAGGCTGATCTTGTGGAGGCTGTCGAGAGATCGATCGCTGGTCTTGAGAAAAAGTCTCGCCGCGTAAATCCAAAAGAAAAAAGGATCGTCACTTATCATGAGTGTGGTCATGCCTTGATAGCTGAGCTAACAAAAGGTGCAAAAAGAGTAACAAAAGTCTCAGTCGTACCACGTGGTCTTGCGGCACTTGGCTATACTCTAAACACGCCTGAAGAGAATAAATTTATGATGCAAAAGCATGAGCTGATAGCAGAAGTAGATGTACTTTTGGCTGGTAGAGCTGCTGAAGAGGTGTTTATTAAAGAAATTTCAACTGGAGCTAGCAACGACCTAGAGCGTGCGACCGATATCATAAAAGCTATGGTTAGTATGTATGGTATGAGCGATGTTGCCGGTCTTATGGTGCTTGAAAAACAACGTGCTACATTTTTAAATGGTGGTCAAAGTATCAAAGACTATAGTGATAAGATGGCTGAAAAGGTTGATGAGTTTGTAAAAACACTTCTTCATGAAAGATACACAGCTGTACTTGGTTTGCTTGAAATTTATAAAGGTGCTATTGAAAATATGGTATCAGCACTTTATGAAGAAGAAACAATCGAAGGAAAAAGAGTTAGAGAGATCATTAAAAACTACGAGATCGAAAATGATCTAGAGAGCAGACTCGTAGATACTGAAGAAGATGAAAAGAGTAAAAAAGAGGAATAA
- a CDS encoding 50S ribosomal protein L11 methyltransferase: MKDKFYELSIKTSNFYDEILELVFSFGVTCVEELDHEIIIREEYDLKDIAWGIEEYAKGLSSVRKISNDLKISLNLKENKDWLGEYKKAVKPILVDKIYVRPSWEEPLNGVTNIIIDPALAFGSGHHESTNSCLQLLQKYAKSGNTTLDVGCGSGILSIALAKLGCKIDACDTDEQATQSSLSNAELNEVKFNKIWTGSIANLEQKYDIVVANIIADVIFMLSNDLKKSLKKGGYLVLSGILNKYEDRIKDAFKDLELIEIKQSNDWSSFVYKEIDE, from the coding sequence ATGAAAGATAAATTCTACGAATTAAGCATAAAAACATCAAATTTTTATGATGAAATTTTAGAGCTAGTTTTCTCTTTTGGAGTTACCTGTGTTGAAGAGCTAGATCACGAGATCATCATCAGGGAAGAGTATGATCTAAAAGATATAGCTTGGGGTATCGAAGAGTATGCAAAAGGGCTCTCTAGTGTTCGTAAAATTTCAAATGATTTAAAAATTTCTCTTAATTTAAAAGAAAATAAAGACTGGCTAGGTGAATATAAAAAGGCAGTTAAGCCTATTTTGGTTGATAAAATTTATGTTAGACCTAGCTGGGAAGAGCCACTTAATGGCGTAACAAATATCATAATCGACCCAGCTCTAGCCTTTGGCTCAGGGCACCATGAAAGCACAAATTCTTGCTTGCAGCTTTTACAAAAATATGCAAAAAGTGGCAATACTACTTTAGACGTGGGCTGTGGAAGTGGAATTTTAAGTATTGCCTTGGCAAAGCTTGGCTGCAAGATTGATGCTTGTGATACAGACGAGCAAGCCACACAAAGCTCACTTAGCAACGCCGAGTTGAATGAGGTTAAATTTAATAAAATTTGGACAGGTTCTATCGCAAATTTAGAGCAAAAATATGATATTGTCGTAGCAAATATCATTGCTGATGTCATTTTTATGCTCTCAAATGACTTAAAAAAATCGCTTAAAAAAGGTGGCTACTTGGTATTGTCAGGAATTTTAAACAAATACGAAGATAGGATTAAAGATGCGTTTAAGGATTTGGAGCTAATTGAGATAAAACAAAGTAACGATTGGAGCAGCTTTGTTTATAAGGAAATAGATGAATAA
- a CDS encoding chemotaxis response regulator CheY, with translation MKILVVDDSSTMRRIIKNTLQRLGHQEILEAEHGLEAWNILTQNEGIEVLITDWNMPEMNGLELVKKVRAEQKYVDMPIIMVTTEGGKAEVITALKAGVNNYIVKPFTPQVLKEKLEDVLG, from the coding sequence GTGAAGATTTTGGTAGTAGATGATAGTTCAACAATGAGAAGAATCATAAAAAATACTTTACAAAGGTTAGGACATCAAGAAATTCTTGAGGCTGAGCACGGTCTTGAGGCCTGGAATATCTTAACTCAAAACGAAGGTATCGAAGTTCTTATCACTGACTGGAATATGCCTGAGATGAATGGTCTTGAACTTGTTAAAAAGGTAAGAGCAGAGCAAAAGTATGTTGATATGCCTATCATAATGGTAACAACAGAGGGCGGAAAAGCCGAAGTTATAACAGCTTTAAAAGCAGGTGTTAATAACTACATCGTTAAACCTTTTACGCCACAAGTTTTAAAAGAGAAGCTTGAAGACGTTCTTGGTTAA
- the hisA gene encoding 1-(5-phosphoribosyl)-5-[(5-phosphoribosylamino)methylideneamino]imidazole-4-carboxamide isomerase yields the protein MEIFPAIDLKEGQAVRLSKGLMQSAKIYSNEPSELAKKFEDYGAKWLHVVDLDGAFAGETINFKTIEKITKATNLNVQVGGGIRDEERIKRYLDLGVSRVILGSVALRDPEFTAKMAEIYRVVVGIDAKDGYVAVQGWGEISNIKAVDLARKFADVGVEAVICTDINKDGMLGGVNVEFSLQIARNSKLETIASGGVSDINDILMLKATNEISGVIVGKAYYEGLLDLKEAFKLLR from the coding sequence ATGGAAATTTTTCCAGCGATTGATTTAAAAGAGGGGCAAGCAGTTAGACTTAGTAAAGGTCTTATGCAAAGTGCAAAAATTTATAGCAACGAGCCAAGTGAACTTGCTAAAAAATTTGAAGATTATGGCGCAAAATGGCTTCATGTGGTCGATTTAGACGGTGCATTTGCTGGAGAGACGATAAATTTTAAAACAATTGAAAAAATTACAAAGGCTACAAATTTAAACGTCCAAGTAGGTGGTGGTATAAGAGATGAAGAGCGAATAAAACGCTATTTGGATTTAGGAGTTAGCAGAGTGATTCTTGGCTCAGTTGCTCTTAGAGATCCAGAATTTACAGCAAAAATGGCTGAAATTTATAGAGTTGTAGTCGGCATTGACGCAAAAGATGGCTACGTGGCCGTACAAGGTTGGGGTGAGATCTCAAATATAAAAGCAGTCGATCTTGCAAGAAAATTTGCAGATGTTGGCGTGGAAGCTGTGATTTGCACTGATATTAACAAGGATGGAATGCTTGGCGGAGTTAATGTTGAGTTTAGCTTGCAAATAGCTAGAAATAGCAAGCTTGAGACGATAGCAAGTGGTGGCGTGAGTGATATAAATGATATTTTGATGCTAAAAGCTACAAATGAGATTAGTGGCGTAATAGTTGGGAAAGCCTACTATGAGGGGTTGCTTGACCTAAAAGAGGCCTTTAAACTACTTAGATAG
- the hisH gene encoding imidazole glycerol phosphate synthase subunit HisH, with the protein MIAIIDYGAGNIKSVINAFDFLDKKCALVSKPENLKEYSHIVLPGVGAFGEAMKKLKFNSMDEAVREAVKSGKAFIGICLGMQLLFERSFEFGEHEGLSLLPGKVVKFNETNFDKPLKIPHIGWNALEFKQNSPLNLGLKELEYLYFVHSYHVVCDDKFALAKTTYGYEFTSAVWHENIFGFQPHPEKSHEAGLKILENFARL; encoded by the coding sequence ATGATAGCGATAATTGACTATGGGGCCGGAAATATCAAAAGTGTGATAAATGCTTTCGATTTTCTTGACAAAAAATGTGCCTTAGTAAGTAAGCCCGAAAATTTAAAGGAGTATTCGCACATTGTTTTACCAGGCGTTGGAGCTTTTGGTGAGGCGATGAAGAAACTAAAATTTAACAGCATGGATGAAGCCGTAAGAGAAGCCGTAAAAAGCGGCAAAGCATTTATTGGTATTTGCCTTGGTATGCAGCTTTTATTTGAGCGAAGCTTTGAGTTTGGCGAGCATGAGGGACTCTCTCTTTTGCCTGGCAAGGTCGTAAAATTTAATGAAACTAATTTCGATAAGCCATTAAAAATACCTCACATTGGCTGGAATGCTTTGGAATTTAAGCAAAATAGCCCATTAAATTTAGGACTAAAAGAGCTTGAGTATTTATATTTTGTACATAGCTATCATGTGGTTTGTGATGATAAATTTGCACTGGCAAAGACGACTTATGGATATGAATTTACAAGTGCGGTTTGGCATGAAAATATCTTTGGCTTTCAGCCTCATCCAGAAAAAAGTCATGAAGCTGGACTTAAAATTTTAGAGAATTTTGCGAGGTTGTGA
- the pglF gene encoding UDP-N-acetylglucosamine 4,6-dehydratase (configuration-retaining): MFHATKLKRLVFFLFGDVFIFIFSIYTAYLLRFNADIPDIYMQGLFVTAGFLIVFKLFFMWMFKIYKVPWRFFGLNEARKIFLAHVCSAVLFTIVFFIIQDFLNPYPRSVIFIDLLISCLLVGLLRISKRMVLDFSNRPHKGEPCIVIGATSKALHVLRGLKQGYLDYYAVGVVDGRSDLVGTYCDGFLVQDKKEIPSLIKDYDAKTAIIALALDQDELQALVDELTGYGIRDMKLFSLIENEPIKDISIEDLLARKPKDLNPEAISNFLKDKRVLVTGAGGSIGSEICKQCLKFGVSELIMVEHSEFNLYKIGEDTKDKRTISKLVNITNLKDFEEVFADFKPEIVIHAAAYKHVPLCELNPRSAVENNILGTKNAVDLSKKYGVKKFVMISSDKAVRPTNIMGTTKRVCELYALNSNEAGICEIVCVRFGNVLGSSGSVIPKFKAQIAANRPLSVTHPEITRYFMLTSEACQLVLQAASIAKGGELFVLDMGEPVKIVDLAKKMLLLSNKEHLGIEFVGLRPGEKLYEELLINKDDVQTKYESIFVTHSEPYDLVLLNSQISELLQLEDNEIAPALKVIVPEFNHALNLKG, translated from the coding sequence ATGTTTCATGCAACGAAGTTAAAAAGACTCGTATTTTTCCTTTTTGGCGATGTTTTTATATTTATCTTTTCGATATATACGGCTTATCTTTTAAGATTTAACGCTGACATCCCAGATATCTATATGCAGGGGCTTTTTGTAACGGCTGGATTTTTGATCGTTTTTAAACTATTTTTCATGTGGATGTTTAAAATTTACAAGGTGCCGTGGAGATTTTTTGGATTAAACGAAGCAAGAAAAATTTTCCTAGCTCACGTTTGCTCAGCGGTTTTATTTACGATCGTTTTTTTTATCATTCAAGATTTTTTAAATCCATATCCAAGAAGCGTTATTTTCATTGATCTTCTTATTTCATGCTTACTTGTTGGGCTTTTAAGAATTTCAAAACGCATGGTGCTTGACTTTTCAAACAGACCTCACAAAGGCGAGCCTTGTATCGTTATAGGCGCGACCTCAAAGGCGCTTCACGTCTTACGTGGCTTAAAGCAGGGCTATCTTGACTACTACGCAGTTGGCGTGGTAGATGGCAGAAGTGACCTTGTTGGCACATATTGTGATGGATTTTTAGTTCAAGATAAAAAAGAGATACCAAGCCTTATAAAAGATTATGACGCAAAGACCGCTATCATTGCGCTTGCGCTAGATCAAGACGAGCTTCAAGCCTTAGTTGATGAGCTAACTGGATATGGCATAAGAGATATGAAACTCTTTTCGCTTATCGAAAATGAGCCGATCAAGGATATCTCGATCGAAGACTTGCTTGCTAGAAAGCCAAAAGACTTAAATCCAGAAGCTATTTCAAATTTTTTAAAAGATAAGAGAGTACTTGTCACTGGAGCCGGCGGCAGTATAGGAAGTGAAATTTGTAAGCAATGCTTAAAATTTGGTGTAAGTGAGCTTATAATGGTTGAGCACAGCGAGTTTAACCTTTATAAAATAGGCGAAGATACAAAAGATAAAAGAACTATTAGCAAGCTTGTAAATATCACAAATTTAAAGGATTTTGAAGAGGTTTTTGCTGACTTTAAACCTGAGATCGTCATCCATGCCGCCGCATATAAGCACGTGCCACTTTGCGAGCTAAATCCTCGCTCGGCTGTCGAAAACAACATCCTTGGCACAAAAAATGCGGTCGATCTTTCAAAAAAATATGGCGTTAAGAAATTTGTCATGATCTCATCAGACAAGGCTGTGCGTCCGACAAATATAATGGGTACAACTAAGCGTGTTTGCGAGCTTTATGCACTAAATTCAAACGAAGCAGGTATATGCGAGATAGTTTGCGTTCGCTTTGGTAACGTCCTTGGCTCAAGCGGATCTGTCATACCTAAATTTAAAGCGCAGATCGCTGCAAATAGGCCACTAAGCGTCACCCACCCAGAGATCACAAGATACTTTATGCTTACATCAGAAGCTTGTCAGCTAGTCCTTCAAGCGGCCTCTATCGCAAAAGGTGGAGAGCTTTTCGTACTTGATATGGGCGAGCCTGTTAAGATCGTTGATCTTGCTAAAAAGATGCTTCTTCTTTCAAATAAAGAGCATTTGGGCATAGAATTTGTGGGTCTTAGACCAGGCGAGAAGCTTTATGAAGAGCTACTTATCAACAAAGATGATGTACAAACCAAGTATGAGTCGATCTTTGTAACGCATTCAGAGCCTTATGATTTAGTGCTTTTAAACTCGCAGATAAGTGAGCTTTTGCAGCTTGAGGATAATGAGATCGCACCTGCGCTTAAGGTTATCGTGCCTGAGTTTAATCATGCGCTAAATTTAAAAGGCTAA
- the pglE gene encoding UDP-N-acetylbacillosamine transaminase: MDRVFLSPPNMSGKEQEYIKKVFESNYIAPLGEYVNKFEESIKSYTGAKDALALSAGTAALHLALRVLGVKEGDFVLASSFTFMASVSPILYEKATPVFIDCDESWNLSPELLKKAISNLPKKPKALVVTHLYGQASKMKEICEICQNEGIALVEDAAEALGGFYGCKALGTFGVMGGYSFNGNKIITTSGGGMLVGDKEFVEKARFYSTQAREPLLHYEHKDYGYNYRLSNVLGAIGVAQMEVLEKRVEQKRKVFEIYEKELGDILEFMPELANSRGNRWLTTGVFAKKDTHLKVIKALADENIESRPLWKPMHLQPVFKGALSFIDGYSEDLFSRGICLPSGSDMSEETQARVIKIVKENA; encoded by the coding sequence ATGGATAGGGTTTTTTTATCTCCACCAAATATGAGCGGAAAAGAGCAAGAATATATAAAAAAAGTTTTTGAAAGCAACTATATAGCGCCACTTGGCGAGTATGTAAATAAATTTGAAGAAAGTATAAAAAGCTACACCGGAGCAAAAGATGCTCTTGCGCTAAGCGCTGGAACGGCTGCGCTTCACCTAGCGCTTCGCGTCCTTGGCGTAAAAGAGGGTGATTTTGTACTGGCTTCTAGCTTTACTTTCATGGCTTCAGTCTCGCCTATACTTTATGAAAAAGCAACTCCAGTATTCATAGACTGCGATGAGAGCTGGAATTTAAGCCCAGAGCTACTTAAAAAAGCGATATCAAATTTACCTAAAAAGCCAAAAGCGCTAGTCGTCACTCATCTTTACGGACAAGCTTCAAAGATGAAAGAAATTTGTGAAATTTGCCAAAATGAAGGCATCGCTTTGGTCGAGGACGCAGCTGAAGCGCTTGGTGGATTTTACGGCTGCAAGGCGCTTGGCACATTTGGCGTGATGGGCGGATATAGCTTCAATGGCAATAAAATAATCACCACTTCAGGTGGCGGTATGCTAGTTGGTGACAAGGAATTTGTAGAAAAAGCAAGATTTTATAGCACTCAAGCTAGAGAGCCACTGCTTCACTACGAGCACAAAGACTATGGCTACAACTATCGCTTAAGCAACGTACTAGGTGCTATTGGCGTGGCTCAGATGGAAGTTTTGGAAAAAAGAGTCGAGCAAAAGAGAAAAGTCTTTGAAATTTATGAAAAAGAGCTTGGCGATATATTAGAATTTATGCCAGAGCTAGCAAATTCTCGTGGCAACAGATGGCTCACAACTGGCGTTTTTGCTAAAAAAGATACACATTTAAAAGTTATCAAAGCACTAGCTGATGAAAATATTGAGAGTCGCCCACTTTGGAAGCCTATGCATTTACAGCCTGTATTTAAAGGTGCGTTAAGCTTTATCGATGGATATAGCGAAGACCTATTTTCAAGAGGAATTTGCTTGCCAAGTGGCAGCGATATGAGCGAGGAGACGCAAGCAAGAGTGATCAAAATAGTCAAGGAAAATGCGTAA
- the pglD gene encoding UDP-N-acetylbacillosamine N-acetyltransferase, with protein MAKTKKIYIYGASGHGLVVADIARSNGYDEIVFLDDASERKFSPELEKADIVIAIGDNKTRQKISQKVEAAGFDIVNLIHKSAVVSESAVIEKGVVVMPNAVINAKAHIKEGAIINSGAVIEHECVIGKFAHISPNAALAGNVRVGEFTHIGIGSSIIQGISIGSSCIIGAGSVVVRDIKDGTKAYGVPASERAKI; from the coding sequence ATGGCAAAAACTAAGAAAATTTACATCTATGGAGCAAGCGGTCACGGGCTAGTCGTAGCTGATATCGCTAGAAGTAACGGCTACGATGAGATAGTTTTTTTAGATGACGCTAGCGAGCGTAAATTTAGCCCAGAGCTTGAAAAAGCCGACATTGTAATAGCTATTGGCGACAATAAAACAAGACAAAAAATCAGCCAAAAAGTAGAGGCTGCTGGCTTTGATATAGTAAATTTGATCCATAAAAGTGCGGTTGTGAGCGAAAGTGCTGTGATAGAAAAAGGTGTAGTTGTCATGCCAAATGCCGTTATAAACGCAAAAGCTCACATAAAAGAGGGCGCTATCATAAACTCTGGCGCGGTGATAGAGCATGAGTGCGTGATAGGTAAATTTGCTCACATCAGCCCAAATGCGGCTCTTGCTGGAAACGTTAGAGTGGGCGAATTTACGCACATAGGTATCGGCTCAAGCATCATTCAGGGTATAAGCATCGGCAGCAGCTGTATCATCGGCGCTGGAAGTGTGGTTGTAAGAGATATAAAAGATGGCACAAAGGCTTACGGCGTGCCAGCAAGTGAGCGTGCTAAGATATAA
- the pglC gene encoding undecaprenyl phosphate N,N'-diacetylbacillosamine 1-phosphate transferase, with product MYRNFLKRVIDILGALFLLILTSPIIIATAIFIYFKVSRDVIFTQARPGLNEKIFKIYKFKTMSDERDANGELLPDEQRLGKFGKLIRSLSLDELPQLFNVLKGDMSFIGPRPLLVEYLPIYNETQKHRHDVRPGITGLAQVNGRNAISWEKKFEYDVYYAKNLSFMLDVKIALQTIEKVLKRSGVSKEGQATTEKFNGKN from the coding sequence ATGTATAGAAATTTTTTAAAAAGGGTGATTGATATTTTGGGGGCACTATTTTTGCTCATTTTAACATCGCCTATCATCATAGCAACGGCGATTTTTATCTATTTTAAGGTAAGCCGCGATGTCATTTTTACGCAAGCAAGACCGGGTCTTAATGAGAAAATTTTTAAAATTTATAAATTTAAAACGATGAGTGACGAGCGTGACGCAAATGGCGAGCTCTTGCCAGATGAGCAGCGTCTTGGTAAATTTGGCAAACTGATCCGTTCGCTTAGCCTCGATGAGCTGCCACAGCTTTTTAATGTGCTAAAAGGCGACATGAGTTTTATCGGGCCAAGGCCGCTTTTGGTTGAGTATCTACCCATCTATAACGAAACGCAAAAGCACCGCCACGACGTACGCCCTGGTATCACGGGCCTAGCGCAGGTAAATGGCAGAAACGCCATAAGCTGGGAGAAAAAATTTGAGTACGACGTCTATTACGCTAAAAATTTAAGCTTTATGCTTGATGTAAAGATCGCATTACAGACCATCGAAAAGGTGCTAAAACGAAGTGGCGTCAGCAAAGAGGGGCAGGCGACGACGGAGAAATTTAATGGCAAAAACTAA
- the pglA gene encoding N,N'-diacetylbacillosaminyl-diphospho-undecaprenol alpha-1,3-N-acetylgalactosaminyltransferase — protein sequence MARIGFLSHADMSIHFFRRPIMQALKDMGHEVFAIAPKGNFTDELAKSFHAVTYELDKASLNPLTVINNSKKLSQILGELNLDLLQTGAHKSNVFGTFAAKNAGIKHVINLVEGLGSFYIDDDIKTKAVRFVMESLYKLSFAKADACIFVNDADPDYLISRNLIDKSKVYRIKSVGVDTAKFDPAITQAANLGEKKVILMIARAMWHKGVREFYEAAEILNGYKNCEFVFVGEGFAGNKSTADEAFLKGGKVRYLGARNDIPQLLKASYLLALPSYKEGFPRTVLEAMSMAKAVVASDVTGCNEAVKDGYNGLLCKVKDASDLAGKIKILLDDEALCARLGQNGRNWAVSEFDEKQIAKRYIEIYRKFIDV from the coding sequence ATGGCAAGGATAGGGTTTTTAAGCCACGCTGACATGAGTATACACTTTTTTAGACGCCCTATTATGCAGGCTTTAAAAGATATGGGGCATGAAGTTTTTGCTATCGCTCCAAAAGGAAATTTCACTGATGAGCTTGCTAAAAGCTTTCACGCTGTTACATACGAGCTTGACAAGGCCAGTCTAAATCCGCTAACCGTCATAAATAACTCAAAAAAACTATCTCAAATTTTGGGCGAGCTAAATTTAGACCTGCTTCAAACTGGCGCTCACAAGTCAAATGTATTTGGCACGTTTGCTGCCAAAAACGCTGGCATAAAGCACGTGATAAATTTGGTTGAAGGACTTGGTAGCTTTTATATCGATGATGATATTAAGACAAAGGCCGTGCGTTTTGTCATGGAGAGCCTTTATAAGCTCTCTTTTGCAAAGGCTGATGCTTGCATTTTCGTAAATGACGCAGATCCAGACTATCTGATCTCAAGAAATTTGATAGACAAAAGCAAAGTGTACCGCATAAAAAGTGTCGGCGTGGATACTGCTAAATTTGATCCAGCTATCACGCAGGCGGCTAACCTTGGTGAAAAAAAGGTCATTTTAATGATCGCAAGAGCTATGTGGCACAAGGGTGTTCGTGAATTTTACGAGGCGGCAGAAATTTTAAATGGCTATAAAAACTGCGAATTTGTCTTTGTGGGTGAGGGCTTTGCTGGCAATAAATCAACCGCAGACGAGGCCTTTTTAAAAGGCGGCAAAGTGCGTTACCTTGGCGCTAGAAATGATATACCGCAGCTTTTAAAGGCCTCTTATTTACTGGCTTTGCCAAGCTATAAAGAGGGCTTTCCAAGGACGGTTTTAGAGGCGATGAGCATGGCTAAAGCAGTCGTAGCAAGCGATGTGACGGGCTGTAATGAGGCCGTGAAGGACGGCTACAACGGGCTTTTATGTAAGGTAAAAGACGCAAGTGATCTAGCTGGAAAGATAAAAATTTTGCTTGATGACGAAGCACTTTGTGCTAGACTTGGGCAAAACGGCAGAAACTGGGCGGTTAGCGAGTTTGACGAGAAGCAAATCGCGAAAAGATATATAGAAATTTATAGGAAATTTATAGATGTATAG